Part of the Streptomyces europaeiscabiei genome is shown below.
CGCGGGCAGCAGCTGCCCGGGGCCCGCCTGTTCGAGCAACAGGGCGCTGGCACCGGCCCGCATCGGGAAGACGACGAGGCCGCCGAGACCGAAGGTGAAACCGAGCGGGGGCGACCCGGCGAACACGTCGTCCGCCCGGGGCCGCAGCACATGCTTCGAGAAGGTGTCCGCGATCGCCAGGACATCCCGGTGGAAGTGCACACATCCCTTGGGCCGCCCGGTCGTACCGGAGGTGAACGCGATCAGCGCCACGTCGTCGGCCGCCGTGTCCACCGCCTCGTACGGGCCCCGGGCCACGTTCGCCGTCGGCGGGCCGGGCACGAGCGGGTCGTCGGGGCCGTCCCCGCCGAAGGTGGTGATCCGCAGCCCCGGCACGTCGGCCTTCGTGAGGTCGTCCACATGCCGGGTGTCGCACAGCGCGTGCGACACCCGCGCCAGCTCACAGATCGTCGCCAGCTCCTGCGGCCGCTGCTGGGCCAGCACGGTCACCGCGACCGCCCCCGCCTTGAGCACCGCCAGCCAGCACGCGGCCAGCCAGGGCGTGGTGGGCCCGCGCAGCAGGACCCGGTTGCCGGGCACCACGCCGAGGGCGGACGTCAGCGTGTGCGCGACCCGGTCGACCCGGACCCGCAGTTCGCCGTACGTCCAGACCTCCCCGGCGGGCGTACGGAAGACGGGCCGGCCGGGATCACCGCCGTCGAGCAGCTCGGCGGCGGCGTTGAGCCGGTCGGGGTAGCGCAGCTCGGGGAGCTCGAAGGACAGCTCCGCCCACTGGTCCGGCGGCGGGAGACGGTCACGCGCGAAGGTGTCGAGATGGGCGGTGACCCTGGATTTCATGACGTTCGCCCCCTGCTGTCGTCCCTGCCGAAGTGGACTCGCACGTGGTGGTGGGCTCGCATGCCGTGGGTGGCCTCGCACCAGCGAGCGTATCGCCTTGGTGACGGCAGTCAACAGTTCGCGATAGCCTCGGCAGTGGCCCCAAGGGGAGAAGGGATCGGCGATGACCGCATTCTCGCTCGAACCGGCACAACTCGCCCGGCGTGCCGAACTGCGCGCCCTGGCCGTCGAACGCCTGCGCCCCTTGGCGGACAAGGGTGAGCCGGGCCATGTCAACCGCCCCCTCGTCGCCGAGCTGGGCCGACTGGGGCTGCTCTCCCGGCTGTTCACCTCGGGCGCCCTCGACCTCTGTCTGATGCGCGAGGCACTGGCGTACGTCTGCACGGAGGCCGAGACGGCGCTGGCCCTCCAGGGTCTGGGCGCCCACCCGGTGCACGCCCACGGCACCGAGGCCCAACGCGCCCGCTGGCTCCCCCGGGTGAGCAGGGGCGAGGCGGTCGCGGCCTTCGCGCTCAGCGAGCCGGACGCGGGCTCGGACGCGGCGGCCCTGTCCCTGCGGGCGGAACCCGACGGCCCCGGCCGCTGGCGCCTGACCGGCGAGAAGTGCTGGATCTCCAACGCCCCCGAGGCCGACCTCTACACCGTCTTCGCCCGCACCACCCCTGGCGCGGGCGCCCGTGGTGTGA
Proteins encoded:
- a CDS encoding AMP-binding protein, translated to MKSRVTAHLDTFARDRLPPPDQWAELSFELPELRYPDRLNAAAELLDGGDPGRPVFRTPAGEVWTYGELRVRVDRVAHTLTSALGVVPGNRVLLRGPTTPWLAACWLAVLKAGAVAVTVLAQQRPQELATICELARVSHALCDTRHVDDLTKADVPGLRITTFGGDGPDDPLVPGPPTANVARGPYEAVDTAADDVALIAFTSGTTGRPKGCVHFHRDVLAIADTFSKHVLRPRADDVFAGSPPLGFTFGLGGLVVFPMRAGASALLLEQAGPGQLLPAVAEHGVSVLFTAPTAYRAMLGELNGSDGYDVSSLRRCVSAGENLPEATWRAWHERTGLRIINGIGATELLHIFISAADDGIRPGTTGVPVPGWHARVQDADGAPVPDGEQGLLAVRGPVGCRYLADERQREYVRGGWNVTGDTYVREPDGYFRYVARADDMIISAGYNIAGPEVEEALLRHPDVVETAVVGRPDEARGQVVVAYVVVATGAGRDGDALRAFLKSELAPYKCPREIVFLDALPRTATGKLQRFRLRTLSDQQ